The genomic window CGCCTGATGGAAATCGGGCACGACCTGGGCCTGGTCGATGCGGCCGCCAGCCGGGAGGTTCGGGAACGCAGACGGCGGATCGCCGCCGAGATCCAGCGCCTCAAAAACAAGGTGGTCAAACCCGGCCCGGCGGTCAACGCCTTTCTCGACCAGGCCGGCACCCCGCCGATAACCAGCGGGGCCACCATGGAGCAGCTACTCAAGCGCGCCCAGCTGGACTACGGTGCGGTGGAGGCCCTGGCCCCCGGACCGCAGCCCGTGGATCCCAAGGTGGCCCGCCAGGTGGAGATCGAGATCAAATACGAGGGCTACATCCAGAAGCAGCAGAAAGAGATCGAAAAATTCAAAGGCTTTGAACAGCGGCCGATCCCGCCGGACCTGGCCTACGATCAGATCCACGGCCTCTCCACCGAACTGCGCCAGAAGCTCTCGGCGATTCGCCCGACCTCCCTGGGGCAGGCCTCGCGGATCGACGGCATGACCCCGGCGGCGCTATCGGTCCTGATGATCGCCATCAAGGCCGCCGGCGCCCGCCCGGAAACGGCGGCATCGTGATTGCCGTGGCAGAAGAGGGGTTGCCACCGTCCCTGGCGGCGGGCGGGAGCGCGGCGCGCCTGAGAGTCGAAAACCTCTCTTTTCTCGACCTGGGGCCGTTCCAGTTCGGCGTTGCGCACGGGGAGTGCCTGGGGATCACGGGCCCTTCGGGCAGCGGCAAGACCCTTCTGCTGAGGGCCTTGGCCGATCTGGACCCGCACACAGGCGAGGTATACCTGGACGGGGTCGCGGCCGGGGCGCTGCCCGCGCCCCACTGGCGCCGCCAGGTGGGTCTCCTGCCGGCGGAAAGCGCCTGGTGGGCGGACACGGTGGGCGCCCACTTTGACGGGGTTGCGCCCCCCTGGCTCGACCGGCTGGGGTTTGGGCCCGAGGTGCTGCACTGGGAGGTTGCGCGCCTGTCCAGCGGCGAGCGTCAACGCCTGGCATTCCTGCGGCTGCTGGTGGGGCAGCCGGCGGTGCTGCTGCTGGACGAGCCGACGGCCAATCTCGACGCCCAAAACACCGCTCGCCTGGAGGATCTGGTGCGCCGCTACCGCGAGGCGCGGGGCGCCGCCGTGGTCTGGGTGACCCACGATCTGGACCAGCTCAGGCGGGTCGCAACCCGCTGCCGCCGCCTGCAAAATGGCCGGCTGGAGGGCTCCTGATGCACGTCGTGCCCCTGAGCCCGCTGGATCTCGGCCTTGCCGCGCTGCTGGTGGTGCTCCTGGCTCTGCTCAGCCTGCGCTTGCGGCTCAACCTGGCCGGCCAGATCGTGATCGCCGCCGCCCGCACCACGGTCCAGCTCCTGCTGGTGGGTCTGGTGCTGAAAACCGTTTTTGCGCACGTCGACCTGCTCTGGATCGGCCTGATGGCCCTGGTCATGCTGCTGGCCGCGGGTCGCGAGGTCATGGGCCGGCAGAAGCGGCGGTTTGCCGGCTGGTGGGGCTTCGGCGTGGGGACGGTCTCCATGTTCGTGTCCTCTTTTTCAATCACCCTGCTGGCTCTCACCGCCATCATCGACATCCAGCCCTGGTACGCGCCGCGCTATGCCGTGCCGCTGCTGGGCATGGTGCTGGGCAATACCATGACCGGCATGGCGGTTGGTCTGGACCGCCTCACCCAGGCGGCCTGGTCCCAGCGGGCCGCCATCGAGGGGCGGCTGATCCTGGGCGAAGAGGCCCCAGCGGCTATCGCCGGCATCCGCCGTGACAGCATCCGCAGCGGTCTGATCCCGATCATCAACGCCATGTCGGCGGCCGGGATCGTCAGTCTGCCGGGCATGATGACCGGCCAGATTCTCGGCGGCTCGCCGCCCCTGGAGGCCGTCAAGTACCAGATTTTGGTGATGTTTCTGATCGCCGCCGGCACCGGGTTCGGCACCATCACCGCCGTATGGCTGGGGGGGCAGAGGCTGTTCGACGAGCGCCACCGCCTGCGCCTGGAGCGCCTCAAGTCCGCCCCCTGAGGCCGCGTCCGGCACTCGCCGGCAGGCAGCGGCGGTGCGGCGCCGGAAGCGGGTCGCGGAGCAGGGGGTTTGACTCGCCGCGAAGAGCCAAAACCTCTCCGCCAACGGTGCCCAAGCCCGCTTAAAAATATCTGATATATTTAGAATTATTAGAACAAGCGCGCTTGACAGCTTCCGGCTCTAACCTTAGTTTAACCTGTTAAATATTGTTTCAAGTTTCAAGCAAACCATTCCGATTAACATTGTTTATCAGATAGGGTAGCGACAATGTCCGAGACGGATTACTACGCCGAACTGGGAGTCAGTAAAAACGCGACCGAAGCAGAAATTAAGAAGGCTTATCGCAAACTGGCGATGAAATACCACCCCGACCACACCGAGGGGGACAAGCAGGCCGAGGAGAAGTTCAAAAAGATCAGCGAGGCCTATGCCGTACTCAGTGACAAGGAAAAACGCCAGCAATACGACACCTTCGGCTCAGCAGGCTTTCAACAGCGCTATTCGCAGGAAGATATTTTCCGCAATTTCGATTTTTCAGACATATTCCGCGAATTCGGCTTTGGCGGCGGCGGCGCCCGCGGCGCCAGCTTCGGCGGACCCGGGCAGGGCGGCGGGTTCCGGTTTTCTTTCAACCCCGGCGAGCCTTTCGGCGGCGGTCGTCACCGGCAGCAGGCGCCCGTCAAGGGCGGCGATCTGGTCTACGAACTGCCGCTGACCCTCAAGGAGGTGGCCACCGGCGCCAGCAAGACGATTTCGTTCCAGCACGAGGGGCGCAGCGAAAAAATCACTGTCAAGATCCCCAAGGGGATGACCACCGGGAAAAAGCTGCGGCTGGCGGCCAAGGGCGATCCCAGCCCTTACGGGGGGCCGCCCGGGGACCTCTTCATCCGCTCCCGGGTGATGGACGATCCGGTTTTTGGGTTCGAAGGTCAAGACCTCTACGTGGTGCGCGAAATCAAGCTGACCGAAGCGCTCCTGGGGACCACGGTGGAGGTCCCGACCCTGGAGGGCAAGAGCCTCAAACTCAAGATCCCGCCGGGAACCCAGCACAAAACCAAGATGCGGCTGGGCGGCCGCGGCCTGCCGCAGATGCAGGGAACTGGCAAAGGCGATCTTTACGTGCACGTGCATGTCATCATTCCCGGCAAGCTGACGCGGGAACAGAAGGAACTGGTTGAAAAACTCGCCCAAACAGGCCTTTAAGTCCTTTTCAGCCGGCCGCGAGCCTGCAACACCGGCAGCGACCCGATGGCTTTGGTGAGGCCGCCGCCGGCGCTTCGGATACAGTGAAATCCCGTCATGCCCGAACTACTCCCAGTCTTCACCAAAGATCAAATCCAGCGGATGGTCGCCGCCGCGGCCCTGCGCATCTCGCGCGATTACAAGGGGCGCAAGCTGGTTCTGGTGGGGGTTCTCAACGGGGCTTTCATCTTTCTGGCCGACCTGGCCCGCGCGCTGAGCATCCCCGCCCAAATCGATTTTGTCCGGGTGGCCAGCTACGGCGCCGGCACCACCTCGTCGGGGAAACTCTCCCTGACCAAGAACCTCGAACTGGATATCCGCGGCAAGGACGTCCTGATCGTCGAGGACATCGTCGATACCGGCCTGACTCTCTCCTGCCTGATGGACCACCTCCGATCATTCGGGCCGCTTTCGGTGAAGGTCTGCGCGCTGCTCGACAAGCGCGAGCGGCGCGAGCGCACGGTGCCGGTGGATTATGCTTGCCAGGTGGTGCAGGAGGGGTTTTTGGTGGGCTACGGCCTGGATTATGCCGAGGACTACCGGTGCTTGCAGGAGATTTATCACCTGAAATTATAACCCGCGAGGATCTGTCATGATTATTACCTGCGAAGAGTGTGATACCAGTTTCAACCTGGACGATAAAGTCGTCAAACCGTCCGGTTCCAAGGTGCGGTGTTCCCAGTGCCGGCATGTCTTCACGGTCCACCCATCGTCTGGCCTGGCGGCGGATCAGGCCGGGCTTCCCCCGCAACCGGCGACCCACGGGGCGGATGCCCCGGCTGGTGGGGGCGCCGAAGCGGCCCAGGCTTCAGCAGCCGGGGCGGTGGCAGCCGGCGGGGCCCTGAGCTTTGACGAGGAGTTCGACCCCGGGGCCGAGCGGGCCTTCGAGAAAGCCCTGGAAGAGCTGGGGCTTGAGGACGACAGCGTTGCGGGCAGCAGTGACATGGACCTGGGCGAGATCGAGAACCTGCTGGAACTGGAGGATGATGCCGGGACTCGCGAAAAGCGGCCAGCGGGGGCTTCTCAAACCGCCGGGAGCGCAGCCGAAGGCCAAGGGGCCTCGGCCGACGATGAAGGCCTGGACCTCAGCGGTCTGGATGAGTTGTTCGATATTCCGGAGGAAGCCGAGGCCAACGAGGGGGGGGAACACCCGGTGGCGGCCGCCGAAG from Desulfobacteraceae bacterium includes these protein-coding regions:
- the fetB gene encoding iron export ABC transporter permease subunit FetB — encoded protein: MHVVPLSPLDLGLAALLVVLLALLSLRLRLNLAGQIVIAAARTTVQLLLVGLVLKTVFAHVDLLWIGLMALVMLLAAGREVMGRQKRRFAGWWGFGVGTVSMFVSSFSITLLALTAIIDIQPWYAPRYAVPLLGMVLGNTMTGMAVGLDRLTQAAWSQRAAIEGRLILGEEAPAAIAGIRRDSIRSGLIPIINAMSAAGIVSLPGMMTGQILGGSPPLEAVKYQILVMFLIAAGTGFGTITAVWLGGQRLFDERHRLRLERLKSAP
- the hpt gene encoding hypoxanthine phosphoribosyltransferase — its product is MPELLPVFTKDQIQRMVAAAALRISRDYKGRKLVLVGVLNGAFIFLADLARALSIPAQIDFVRVASYGAGTTSSGKLSLTKNLELDIRGKDVLIVEDIVDTGLTLSCLMDHLRSFGPLSVKVCALLDKRERRERTVPVDYACQVVQEGFLVGYGLDYAEDYRCLQEIYHLKL
- a CDS encoding ATP-binding cassette domain-containing protein — protein: MIAVAEEGLPPSLAAGGSAARLRVENLSFLDLGPFQFGVAHGECLGITGPSGSGKTLLLRALADLDPHTGEVYLDGVAAGALPAPHWRRQVGLLPAESAWWADTVGAHFDGVAPPWLDRLGFGPEVLHWEVARLSSGERQRLAFLRLLVGQPAVLLLDEPTANLDAQNTARLEDLVRRYREARGAAVVWVTHDLDQLRRVATRCRRLQNGRLEGS
- a CDS encoding DnaJ domain-containing protein — encoded protein: MSETDYYAELGVSKNATEAEIKKAYRKLAMKYHPDHTEGDKQAEEKFKKISEAYAVLSDKEKRQQYDTFGSAGFQQRYSQEDIFRNFDFSDIFREFGFGGGGARGASFGGPGQGGGFRFSFNPGEPFGGGRHRQQAPVKGGDLVYELPLTLKEVATGASKTISFQHEGRSEKITVKIPKGMTTGKKLRLAAKGDPSPYGGPPGDLFIRSRVMDDPVFGFEGQDLYVVREIKLTEALLGTTVEVPTLEGKSLKLKIPPGTQHKTKMRLGGRGLPQMQGTGKGDLYVHVHVIIPGKLTREQKELVEKLAQTGL